In Candidatus Afararchaeum irisae, the genomic window CCTGAGTCGGACGTCCCGAGGCTTCGAGGGCTGCGTCGGGGTCTTTGAGGAGATGTCCCGTCGCGACCGATACAACAGTCTCGCCCTCGTCTATCTCGCCCGCCTCAATGAGGTCTGCGACTCCGGCGACCGAGGTCGCGCTCGCGGGCTCTACGCCTATTCCCTCTTCGGAGGCGAGTTTCGACTGGTAATCAGCGATAGTCTCGTCGTCGACCCACGTCGCGGTTCCGTCGGTGTCCTCTATCGCCCTTCCCGCCTTAGGCGCGTTGACGGGGTCGCCTATACGTATCGCCGTCGCCTTTGTCTCGGGCTGGTTGAAGGGTTCGAGAGGGCCGCCCTTCTTGACTGCGTGTGCGAACGGCGAGGCTCCTTTCGCCTGTACTCCCGTCATCTTCGGAAGCTCGTCTATGACCTCGGCGTTGTAGAGCTCACGGAATCCCTTATGGAGCGCGCTTATATTGCCCGCGTTTCCGACGGGAAGAACGACCCTGTCGGGAACCTCCCAGTCGAGCTGTTCGAGAACCTCGAAGGCTATCGTCTTCTGTCCCTCTAAGCGGTAGGGGTTGACGCTGTTGAGGACGTAGAAGTACTCCTTCTCGCCGAGAGACCTCACGATGTCGAGGCAGTCGTCGAAGTTGCCGTCGAGCTCTAAGACGTGGGCACCGTGCATCAGTGCCTGTGCTATCTTACCCATAGCGACCTTGTCCTGAGGCAGGAGAACCACTGCGGGTATGTCGGCTCCCGCGCCGTATGCGGCGAGCGCGGCACTCGTGTTACCCGTTGAGGCACATGCTACCCTCTCTATGCCGAGCTCTATAGCCTTAGAGACTCCGACTGTCATTCCTCTGTCCTTGAAGCTCCCCGTGGGGTTCATCCCCTCGTGTTTTATGTGTAGGTCG contains:
- the thrC gene encoding threonine synthase; the encoded protein is MSWLECIECGETYKGDEPRYTCDCGALLDVKYDVTPSRTDFSGPLGVWRYSSLLPVDSHSTLQEGGTPLYDADKLSEELGVDLHIKHEGMNPTGSFKDRGMTVGVSKAIELGIERVACASTGNTSAALAAYGAGADIPAVVLLPQDKVAMGKIAQALMHGAHVLELDGNFDDCLDIVRSLGEKEYFYVLNSVNPYRLEGQKTIAFEVLEQLDWEVPDRVVLPVGNAGNISALHKGFRELYNAEVIDELPKMTGVQAKGASPFAHAVKKGGPLEPFNQPETKATAIRIGDPVNAPKAGRAIEDTDGTATWVDDETIADYQSKLASEEGIGVEPASATSVAGVADLIEAGEIDEGETVVSVATGHLLKDPDAALEASGRPTQADATDEAVIEALEE